The following are encoded together in the Methanomassiliicoccales archaeon genome:
- a CDS encoding DUF1616 domain-containing protein: MILELLRIIVGTIVVFFLPGFVWSYLLLEQERKPDDSPQTKFFHAIERIAVSIALSLVLVPLTTFLLNIVADIGPSIEDTIIIISIPTVLGIILLILRKKGVFEQTKMKLETIWPKKKT, encoded by the coding sequence ATGATCTTAGAACTTTTGCGGATCATCGTCGGCACAATTGTAGTATTTTTCCTCCCGGGATTTGTGTGGTCTTATTTGTTGTTAGAGCAGGAAAGAAAGCCTGACGACTCTCCGCAGACAAAGTTCTTTCACGCAATTGAGCGGATTGCCGTATCAATTGCCCTTTCCCTCGTTCTTGTGCCTTTGACGACCTTTCTGCTAAATATCGTCGCCGACATTGGTCCTTCGATCGAAGATACGATCATTATTATTTCCATTCCAACCGTCCTTGGGATCATTCTCCTGATCTTGAGAAAGAAGGGAGTGTTTGAACAGACTAAAATGAAGCTGGAGACGATTTGGCCAAAGAAAAAAACATGA